The Candidatus Binatia bacterium genome contains the following window.
GCTCACGCGAAAATTATTTCCATCGACGCTTCGCGCGCCGCTGCCCAGCCCGGCGTCTATTGCGTCATCACCGGCAACGATCTGGAAGGGCTGAATCCCTATTACGGACACGCCGTCAAAGACCACCCGCTGCTCGCGATCGATAAAGCACGCTACGTCGGCGAGCCGGTGGCCGCGGTGGTCGCGGAAAACGAGCGCGCCGCCTTCTGCGCTCTCGAACACATCGACGTCAAGTACGAAGAGTTGAAGGCGGTCCTGACTCCCGAAGAAGCGATGGCCAAGGACGCGCCGCTCTTGCACGAAAGAAAGTTCGAGGCCGGCGCGCTGCGCGGCTTCGAAGGCGAAGTCACCGCCGGCCGCGGCACCAACATCTGCCAGGAGCACCACCTCAAGTGGGGCAACGTCGAAGAGGCCTTTAAAAAAGCGGCAGCCTTCGTTGAAGCCGAATATTATTTCCCCATGACCTATGCCTACGCGATGGAGGCCTACGTCGCCATCGCCGATGTCCAGGAGAACGGCGTCACGGTTTACTCATCGGCGCAGCATCCCTTCATGGTGCGCCACGATCTGAAATCCGTTTTTAACCTGCCGGTGAGCCAGGTGCGCCTGATCGTGCCGTTCGTCGGCGGCGGCTACGGCAGCAAGTCGTACACGAAGATCGAGCCGCTCACCGCCGCCTGCTCCTGGAAGGCCAAGCTGCCGGTGAAGCTTCAATTGACCATCGAAGAGGCGATGCTCACGACGCGGAGCGACGACGCATATACATGGATGCGCACGGCGGTCGACGCCAGCGGCAAGATCATCGCGCGCCAGGCGAGGATTTACATGAACACGGGTGCCTACGCCGAGAACAGCCCGCTCGTCGTAGAAAAATCCACGAACCGCTGCGTCGGGCCTTACGCGATACCCAACGTGCAGATCGACAATTATTCTTTTTACACCAACACCGTGCCGGCCAGCTCTTATCGCGGCTTCGGCTGCGCGCAGGTGACCTTGCCGGGCGAATCGCAGATCGACGAGCTGGCGAAAAAGATCGGCAAGGACGCCTATGAATTTCGCCTGGCGAACGCGGCCAAGCCCGGCGAAGAGTTCATGCCCAAGATGCGCCCGTTCGACGGCACGCTCAAGGAAGATCTCGACATCGCCGCCAAGGCGATCGGCTGGAAAGAACCGATTGCCAAGAGCCACGGCCGGAGCCTCGCCTGCTCGACCAGCGACGCCGGCGCCTATCCGCTGACTTCGACGGCCGTGCGCGTCCACGCCGACGGCTCCATCACGATCATGACCGGCAGCACCGAGCTAGGCCAGGGAAGCCACACGGTGATTCCGCAGATCGCGGCGGAAGAGCTGGGAGTGCCGTTCGAAAAAGTTCACGTGGTCTCGTCGGACACCGCGATCACACCTTACGACCGCTCGACCGGCGCGAGCCGGACGACGACGCTCATGGGCAGCGCGGTTTTGGAAGCGAGCCGCGAAGCGATCCAGCAGATGGTGGTCATGGCCGCGGACGTGCTGAAAGTGAAAGTCGAACAGATTCAAGCCGTTCGCGGCGGCGTCCGCTGCGGCGAGGCCCAGCTCAACTGGTCGGAGGTCATCAGCAAGTTCTACGCGCTGCCCGACGGGGAAGTCATCGGCCGCGCTTACATCCGAAAAGCCGGCAAGTTTTCACAGATTCCGGTCTTTTGGGAGACCGTCAGCACGGCCGTCGAGGTCGCCGTCGACGAAGAGACCGGAAAAATCAACGTCGAGAAGCTTGTCACCGTCGGCGACGTCGGCCTCGCGATCAATCCCGCGCTGGCCGAAGGACAGGACATCGGCGCCGCGACGATGGGAATGGGCACCGGTCTTTTCGAGGAGCTGGTTTACCAGGGACCGCAGTTGATGAACGGCTCGATCCTGGATTATCGCCTGCCGCGTTTTGCCGATCTTCCCAAGAAAGTCGATCTGTATTTGGTGCAAAACCAGGACGGCGTCGGACCCTACGGCGCGAAAGGCGGCGGCGAAGGATCGCTCAATTCCATAGCGGCGAACATCGCCAACGCCGTCGATCGCGCCATGGGCGTGCGCATCCGCAGCGCTCCGCTGACGCCGGAGAAAGTCTGGCGGGCGATCAAAAGAAAGGATGAAGGATGAGGGATGAAGGATGACGAACAAGGAATAAGCAAAAACTCTTTTACTTTCAGCCCTCATCCTTCCGCCTTCATCCCTGTATTTTTATGATGCCATTAAGACGTTTCACGATCGATCAACCCAAAACCGTGAAAGAAGCGGCGGAGATGCTGTCTCACTACGGCGAGACCGGCCGTCTTTACGCCGGCGGCACCGAGCTGCTGCTGGCGATGAAGCACGATCTGCTGCGTTACGAGCATCTCGTCGACGTGAAGCCGCTTCCAGGATTGAACACAATAGAAACCAGGAACAATTCGCTCCGCATCGGCGCGACGGTCACGCACCGGGCGATCGAAAAATCCGACGCCATTCGCGAAATTGTTCCCGTTCTCGCCGACATGGCCCATCACGTCGCCAACGTGCGCGTGCGCGCGACCGGTACGCTTGGCGGCAATCTCTGCTTCGCCGAGCCTCACTCCGATCCGGCGACCTTGCTGCTTGCGCTGGAAGCCCACGTGCATGTTCAAGGAAAGGGAGAGCAGCGGATGCTCAAAATGGACGATCTGATTACCGGCGCTTACGAAACCGCGCTGGCGCCGGACGAGTTGTTGCTCGCCATCGATGTTCCGCTGAGCTCTAAGACCAAGCGCGGCGCTTACCTCAAGTTTCAAATCAAAGAGCGGCCGACGCTCGGCCTCGCGCTGGTTCTCGAGGTCGACGACAGCGGACGGAACGTGAGCAAAGCCAGAGTCGTGGTCGGCAGCGTGAGCGCCAAGCCGGCGCGCTCCGATCAAGCCGACGCGTTGCTCGTCGGGCCGAGGGAAAAAGTCGAGAAGCAGTTGGCCGACGCCGCTCAGATTCTCGCCGACGCCGCCGACCCCGTCGACGACCTCGAAGGCAGCGCCGAGTACAAGCGCCACCTGATCGGCGTTTATCTAAGGCGGGCGTTCGTGAAGGCTTTGGCCAGCTAGTCTTGAGTTGCTCCATTCAAAGAGTAGAGGACGTGTCCGGTTTGTGGTAGTTTAAACCAACAGTATCTGCGGAGAGCGAAGATGGATGCAAGAGTGGAAAAATTGGCAGCCGAGATCGCATCTCTCGAAGAAGCGGAGCAGAAAACGCTTTTGGAGAGAGCGGCTGAGCTGAGCTTCCGTCGGGGTCTTCTGCAGTTATCGGAAAAATACCGTAAACGTCTCCAACAGGAGGGAGAACGCGACCAGACGGCAACGCAAATCATGGCTAAGCTGAAGCAGCTCCGTGAGGAGATTGCCGCCCGTGAGTATTCTGGATGAACGGATTGTTTTGGATACCAATATCTGGATCTTCGGCCTCAGGCGCGTGCCTGATTTTCCCGCTTGTGCCCAGTTGTTAGAGCGTTTACATCGACTCTCGGTTGTCCTTCCTCGCCAGATACTACAAGAACTCCAAGCGAATCTTTCTGAAGATGAGGTAAGAACACTTTTTCGTCTGCTAAGCCGTCTGCCCCAAAAAATAATAATCAACTGGGAAAAGGCCCAGCAAGAAACCATCGCTAAATATCAACGTTTGGGCTG
Protein-coding sequences here:
- a CDS encoding xanthine dehydrogenase family protein molybdopterin-binding subunit — its product is MSAEKKTEFHVVNHSVPRRDGRVKVTGKAMYVSDVKLTGMAYAKVLRSPYAHAKIISIDASRAAAQPGVYCVITGNDLEGLNPYYGHAVKDHPLLAIDKARYVGEPVAAVVAENERAAFCALEHIDVKYEELKAVLTPEEAMAKDAPLLHERKFEAGALRGFEGEVTAGRGTNICQEHHLKWGNVEEAFKKAAAFVEAEYYFPMTYAYAMEAYVAIADVQENGVTVYSSAQHPFMVRHDLKSVFNLPVSQVRLIVPFVGGGYGSKSYTKIEPLTAACSWKAKLPVKLQLTIEEAMLTTRSDDAYTWMRTAVDASGKIIARQARIYMNTGAYAENSPLVVEKSTNRCVGPYAIPNVQIDNYSFYTNTVPASSYRGFGCAQVTLPGESQIDELAKKIGKDAYEFRLANAAKPGEEFMPKMRPFDGTLKEDLDIAAKAIGWKEPIAKSHGRSLACSTSDAGAYPLTSTAVRVHADGSITIMTGSTELGQGSHTVIPQIAAEELGVPFEKVHVVSSDTAITPYDRSTGASRTTTLMGSAVLEASREAIQQMVVMAADVLKVKVEQIQAVRGGVRCGEAQLNWSEVISKFYALPDGEVIGRAYIRKAGKFSQIPVFWETVSTAVEVAVDEETGKINVEKLVTVGDVGLAINPALAEGQDIGAATMGMGTGLFEELVYQGPQLMNGSILDYRLPRFADLPKKVDLYLVQNQDGVGPYGAKGGGEGSLNSIAANIANAVDRAMGVRIRSAPLTPEKVWRAIKRKDEG
- a CDS encoding PIN domain-containing protein yields the protein MSILDERIVLDTNIWIFGLRRVPDFPACAQLLERLHRLSVVLPRQILQELQANLSEDEVRTLFRLLSRLPQKIIINWEKAQQETIAKYQRLGCKLGDAAVAAHLEELNIKLLVSENRDFLEEIQELPFRRLSATQALAEIEQHAS
- a CDS encoding xanthine dehydrogenase family protein subunit M — protein: MMPLRRFTIDQPKTVKEAAEMLSHYGETGRLYAGGTELLLAMKHDLLRYEHLVDVKPLPGLNTIETRNNSLRIGATVTHRAIEKSDAIREIVPVLADMAHHVANVRVRATGTLGGNLCFAEPHSDPATLLLALEAHVHVQGKGEQRMLKMDDLITGAYETALAPDELLLAIDVPLSSKTKRGAYLKFQIKERPTLGLALVLEVDDSGRNVSKARVVVGSVSAKPARSDQADALLVGPREKVEKQLADAAQILADAADPVDDLEGSAEYKRHLIGVYLRRAFVKALAS